The genomic DNA TTCCAGAGAGAGAACAAGTAACATTTCGTCGATGAGAAAGTTCTGAGATCTAAGGAGACCAGTGTggaataagccaggcagagacgGCTCTAGAGGAGCTTTGCTTAAATGTAGCGAGAAGCCATCGGAGGGTTTTCAGTCTGTGGTGAACGGATTAGAAGGAAGGCATAGAACTAGTTCAGGTGAGAGAGGTTGGTAATCCTGACCAGAGTTGTAGCAGTGGAGCTGGGTCCTGGATTTATTCTGGAGACGCAGACAGTGGTATAATGGCCTGAAAAACAGAGACTGGGGAAGAGTGAGTATTGAGGTGATGACCAAGAGTTCAGTTTTTGGACATGTTATGTTTAAAATGCCCATTAGTCATCCAAGTAGACAGATTTCAAAGTAGAAACTTACATGTTCTCGAAGGAGAAGTTTGGGTTGAAAGTGTTCATTTGAGATCTTCCACCTGTATATGgtatttaaaataatggaaactGAAAGAACTTTCTTACTTTCCTTTGCATAGTCTACCTTTTCCAGCTCTGTCACATCTAAGCCCAACATTAGCCAGAAAGGAAAATTAGTCTTAACAGCTCAGTCATTTACTCATTGATAcgtactctttattttttttttatttatttattttttgtgtgtgttataaaagttagtgctttttatttattttaaaagtttacttcAAGGAGAAAGCGTGGAGGACAGACTTCCCAGTCTCTCCAGGGtgacctccccacctcccagggatgggggggggggggggaaggactgGGACGGAGCGAGTCAGTGACCCAGGGGAGGAGACCGGAGACCACCGCTGCTCCCTGACCTTCAAGGGCCCAGGGAGCGGGGACCCAGGCCCTCGGGCGATTTTGCACCTTCTCCCGCTTTTCATTTCCTAAGAAATGACTCTAAATGTGCTCAGAGCGACCGGCAGAACTGGAAGCCAGGTGGTTCCTCCCGCGCCACAAAGGAACGACGTCAGTGACTGGATACgtactctttaaaataaatagatatttattagGATTTTGGGGtagtttttgttaatttttatcaaTTGGTTGATTAATGACAGTTGatgaaaagagaaattaattatttttgtgttttccaaAAGCTGTTTTTCTCTGGCCTGCTCTTCCTAATATTGACCTTCAATTCAGTAAAAGACTCTCTCTCTACCACTACAAATGATTCATTCTTTAGTGTGAGGCGTTTTCATGGTGGATTAAAATATGAAATCCCGTATGAGTCCCTCACAGCATAGCGTGTTTGTTACCGGATTTGTCTACCTGCCGAGGAGCCTTACAGTGATGATACAGAACATGTGGGCTTTTATAGGAAGTATGGGAGGAAGTTAATTTTCGAGAATCACATGCTTGTTTTTCCATGTCTTCTCAGCTGGAAAACTGCAAAACTGAAGGACATGAGCCATAATAATAGTGGATGTTTACTAACAGCCAATGTCCTTCATAAGGATATTCActactattaaaaaaatagatgaagcCAAGGTAGCAAAATGTTATTACTAAGAGTTTATGTGGCAGTTATGcaaatttttattgtatattctCAAGTGATAGCCTGTACAGTCCCTTCTTGACCTACCCGCACGGTACATCAGCATAATGTGGACAGAGGGCAGTTCCCTCCTTACTCTGTGTAGAGCAGCggccgccaacctttcggacctcatggaccatcGGTTGGCGACCTCTGGTGTAGAGGAACATATAAACTACCCTTAAGTACGAGGTAAGAATCAGGGTCATCAGTTACTATgaacatgaaaatgttttatagataatattaaatatttgggGCAAAAATATAAACAGATTTTTAATTTATAGTGTAAGAATAGATTTTAtactacaactagaggcccggtgcacgaaattcgtgcagggggagggtgggtccctcagcccgacctccaccctctccaatctgggagccctcaggggatgtcctactgacggcttaggcccactccccgtggttctctgctctctgtggacctgcctgcctgtctgctctCTGGCTCGCCTCTGTGGCCAGGGGCAAGTagggccctggtgtctgctcGCTGCgggggccctgctgtctgctcgctGTGGGGgcctgctgtctgctctctgtctcGCCACTGCGGCCAGAGGCAAGCaaggccctggtgtctgctctcgGCGAGGGGCAAGCAGGGCTGACAGGACCAGACATGCCAGCGGTaaagctgaggggactgggtgctgccatcttgtggctatgtgcgccaccatctttgtggtggagtgacagttaatttgcatattacccttttattagataggatgtctcaAATCTTCTCCAAGGCTTTGGTCCCAGCTCTGATATTTCTCAGACTTCAGGAgtggtgggggaggtggcaggcTAGATTGAGCAGTCGGCTAAGCTGTCATTTCAAGAGAGGATTGGCAATAGGCAAGAGTAAGAGTGAAAGCCAAAGAGACTCTTACCTAAATTCCTACTGGTCACTTCCCTCAGTTGCCATGTTTAGGTCTATTTAATTGACTTTAGAGTGTGTTGACTGTTGTCAGTGACTTAACTTGCAAAGTCCATAAATTTGTGACTGTCTTTTCTTGGTTTATTTGGTGCTACTGGCTAGATTTGGGTGGGAATTAAATGACTGGGATTACTTTAAGATAATAATAATTCAGTATTTCCTGTGAGCTTGCAGGGATGGTATGAAGAAGCATTAGAACAGTTTGAAGAAATCAAGGACCATGATCATCAAGCAATTTACCAGCTGGGCGTAATGTATTATGATGGGCTGGGGACAGCTGTAAAAGCTGTAAGTTATTGATTTGTTCGCAGTGTTTAAGATTTCATTGTTAATGGATTATCTGATACAATtgaaattattcacattttaatcATACATTTCTATCCTTATAGTTCAGTAATCTCTAACCTTTTAGCATTCAAAGGATAGCACTAGTCATTTTTCATTTGTGTGAAAAACAAGATTTCTTTTTTGCTCCTTCTTCTTGCTACCATTAGATgccaattattttctcttttaatatgcTTTCCTGTATTTTCAAAGCTACATAAACATGGAGAAAAAAAGctagaaaataagcaaaaaataggATCATTCCAAATTCTGCCATCTAATATaaacattgttattattttaaattatgtgctATCATGAATTGCCCCATGCAgtgaatttgtatatataaatctTATATAACATTATTTAGAAGGGACACATCTGGTATTTGTTCAGAAGAACTTCTCTTGTAAAgcatactgaaatatttaggtGTGAACTGTACTGATATTTACATCTGCAGATAACttgaaacaaagcaaaaaaagtaGAAGCAAATATAGCAAAATGTTACTGATAATTTATATGGTAGTTATACAAATTTTTGTTGtatatcttttctatttttctgtgtttaaaaattttatataaaaactcatAATTATTGCAGCCATCAGACAAATGTAATTAATCTAAATTTCCTTGTTAAGAGAGAGTAAATATGTACTTAAGAAAATGACATGTATTTTTTTAGTGCATCAACAAAGATGTTCAAAGAAGCATAGAAACACATTAAAACTTAGTGTAGAAATTATAATCCCATAGCAGTAAAGCTCTGTTTAATATGAAAATCATAATTCAGAGCCTATATGTGCCAGAGGTCATAGCATCAGACCACATGAAGGAAATGTGctaaaaaataagtttacaaaatattaaatttaatttctagACATGATAGATAATAGTCAGTATATAATAGGTAAGTTTTATAAACTATGCAGCATCCACACCATAAAATTCCTAACATGAAATTTTAAGACTCCTTGTTTGAGATACCAAAATTGAAAATATACTAGGCATATATGTTTGAGCACAAAGAAAATCATATTAAACAATACTCCCAccccaaaaaaaaataagttatgtgATGACAATTTCACTCATTCCTTAAGATTTAAATAATCAGAGCTTCAAAATTGATCTAAAATATTCAGGTTTATGTTCTCACAGTCACTtctgcttttcttcttccttccagaTTTTTACTCTATACTCTTCATCTTTGTGGCCATACCATTATCTCTGCCCTGGCATAGGTCACTGCCTGTTGTCTTTGATGACCTCATAAAACAGGATTGTGCTTGTAGCATTGCTTCTAACATGGAGGACCACACCGGATCCCACATAGTGAACAACTTGAACTTGTTCATCAGTCATTTCAGTTGCCATCTATTGAGCACCTCTCACTGGCTGCCCCAACTCACAGGATTCTTCAACTTGCtgagctctcttcctctcctaccCTTTCCCCTTTCTGTGTCTTCTCCCTTAATCCTCTCCTTTGCTGATCCCCAAATGAATTTATCCCATTTTCTCACACAACGTCATTTAGTCACCTCTTCGTCTGCCTTCCTTTCATTCAGGTCACTGTTCCATGCACTTCCTCCGAAAGGTTTTCTGTGGCCATTCTTCACAGACTTGATGATGGTCTCCGTTGTTACTGCTTAACTTCCTTCTCCCTGTTGGAATGTAAGCTCCTTAAAATTAGGCGGTTTTGTCTATTTCCTCACTGCCGAATCCCCCAGGATTTACACCAGTGTCGGACCCACAGCAGAGCCTCCAGTGTTGACTGATTAACTGTGGCCCTGTGTTGGCAATGCTGCTATCAGGAGCTTTTCAGAGAACTTTCCTAGAGAAAGATTACGCCTCTCCAAGAAAAGTTATGGTGGCAGCTGTTAGGATAAGAAAATATTTGCCTTTGTCAGAAACAAAATCAATACCCATTAAAAGAATATAATAACCAAGTAAGATTTAGCCCAGAAATTTAATAATTTGTTGATAAGAAAATCTATGAATATAATATACCACTTGAATAGCCTGAATAAAAGAAATCATATGATGGTTTTAGTATATTGAAAGTtccataaaacaatatttattcataataaaaatttaaaaattttaaaaaacagtactAGGAAGTATTTCCTTAAAACTTCTGCTCTTGTCCCTAATTCATTCATACAGCCGCCAAAGCCATCTTTTCAAAATTCGAATCTGATCATGTCCTGTCCATCTTGATAAACTTTTACAGGCTTCCATGTTGAAGATGAAAGGGGCATAATGGGTCTGTTCCCATGGACAGCCATCTAGTTGGCCATTTCTTGGTGAAGTCTTTAGTTTCCAGACCAGTAACTGCCATTCCAAACCCTCACCAGGGATCCTGTCGCCTGACCACTGCCATCAGTGGGCTTCACTGGGCCTCGAGAGGCCAGAGCACAGGTCTCCATCTGAACTTGGTAGTGGAATGCCACGTGGAACCTTGACTTCACTAGGTCTGCCAGGCTTCCCAGCTTTATTATATTGGCCACCACACAGAAATGTATGCCTCTCTGGTCATCTGTCTTCTTACGTACTCTGGACTCCATATTGCttgtcctctccctctcccagctgcctTACAGCTGGCAAGTAGAGGCCCGCAGATCCTCAGCCTTTCTTCAGActactttcttcattttcttgctTTATCAGAAACGTGGTTGTCCCACAGGCAGCCCTCTGGTAGAGAACCCTCCCTCCTTCATCCCAGTGTACCAGAGTGCTCAAAGGTGGAGCTGGCATTATTTCCACTCCCCAGCTCACTTTCCACCCCAGCACAAAGTACCTACTTTTACGTCCAGACCGGCCCATTGCTTTTCTAGTTCTATCCATTTCTTGGCCGTTGGTCATTCCCTAACATGAATCTGAAGACAGGCTCTGGGATTAGTTTTCCTCCCTGTATGGTCCCATCATTTTATCTGACACCTAAACTAAGAACTGAGCAGCAAGAAGGAGCAACCATGTAAGGCTACCAATGGGAGGGTTTACCACCACTTCACTTGGCTACCATTAAGTCCTTGCTatccagggggagggggaatggtAGGTACCTACCTCACGCACtcacaaaaataaatccatataACCTGGGGCTCACGAAAAGTAAAACacctttattttctcatctaCTGTGGTACATAGCCAGCAACAGCACTTTGAGAAAGCAGTGAGggatattgcaatatataaacacatatttgaTCGTCAAGTATCATTTTCTTGGCAGTGTTTCAAGGCTTGTGTCTGATGGATGTTTGGAGGGTGAAAGCTGTGTTGTTGGTAGGCTGGCTGTCTCCTGCGCACTCTGTGACTATGTGGATGTCTTATGAACATTAGCATATTGGAGGTACATTATCACTGGCACACTTAGGGAACAGTGTGCTCGAAGAGAGAAGACAGCATTTGTTTGGGCCTCACGTATCCTGTGAGAATTACAAATGTGAAAGAAGTCATGGCTGTTTTTGCACTTTGATCAATTCCAAGAACTGTGCTGATTCCGCATAAGGCCTAGAAGccggagggaggagagaaaattgGAAACTATATTGAAATGTAATGCAAGTCTGGAAGCTGTGAAGTGAGGGAACTGCCTTACATCCCAGAGCTCCCAGGATGCCTTTCCAGGCGATGGCCTTTACTTCTTTCCTTATTTCTAGCCCTGCACACCCAGGACAACACACCGCGTGGGCACAGAGTCAGGAATTATATCATGTCAGAGGGTGAATGCTTTACAACATTATTGGGAGAAAGAATTTAGTTTGGGTAAAACTAAAatctggggttttttgtttgttcttttcctttgtggaaggaaaaaggagtggaatatatgaagaaaatagtTGATTCTCCATGTCCCAAAGTAAGACACTTACAATTTGCAGCTGCTTACAACCTTGGAAGAGCTTATTACGAAGGAAAAGGCATTAACCGATCAATTGAGGACGCTGAGAGGTACTTACCTGAGAATGAGTGCTGGTCTTAATCATATGCTCTGAGACAAATAACCACTTGCCTTGTCTTTCCCTTCCAGACTTTGGCTCTTTGCTGCGGACAATGGGAATCCAAAAGCCAGTGTGAAGGCTCAAAGTACGCTAGGGTTGTATTATTCAACGAAGGAACCCAAAGAGCTAGAAAAGGTAATGCTGATCTGTTTTAATGTTAGCTAGAATTCTATTTAGATTGTctcactatttttcttttaaaagagggAGATAAGGAATATGGTTTTGAATCTCTctgacatttctttaaaatgtaaagaatgtAAACTTTAAGATCTCAAAGCTCATTCCATCCTTTACTCATCTATGAGTGCCACCTTTCCTGCCTCTAACAATGGGGACCCCGGATGTGAGAGAATTGGTATGCTATAAACGCTACACAGACAAACTTACTCCATGAGAGCTTCCAGAGTCCTGAAATAAAGCCCAGATCCTTTTAGTGTGAATAAATGATATTTGATTTGAGGAACAATGATACTAGTAAGTAAAATATACTAAGAACTAATTGAAAATTAAATCCATTTAAGATTTTTACAGAATTATAATTTCTCTCATCACCATGACTGAAATACTTTCCAAAAAACCTTATAGGGAAAGGAAATGTAGGGCTGAGTCCTACTTGTAAGAGGCTTTATGGACAAACTTGTAAGAGGCACAAAACAACCTAAGACCCTCCTTGGACAACTGAGCAGCCAATTAGTTTTTGAACTAATTCACATCCACGTAGCTGAGTATTGATCAGATGTTTCTGGCCCCCATGCAGCCTTTACCCTTGGTTGCCTTTGACCTTGAAAGCCCCATCTCGGCGATCCACCTGAGGTCTGACTTCCTGAGCGTCAACAGCTGTCCCTCCCCACTGTGCCTAGTAGCAGGTTTGTCTCAAAACCCTGCAGACACCATTCCAGTTTCCCACCTTCTGGATCCTTCCGGTGGAAAATCTGAAAATCCTGAAACCCGAGACAGCTGAGCTCACGTGCACTGTCGTCAGGCGGGCTCACcttacacacactctctctctaagGCGTGAAATTGATGCTAGCCTGAAATACCTTCAAGGGGCTAGAACTATTTCCTAGAGATGAATTAACAGTACTATCTTATCATTAgagacttttttctttctggtattCCCTTGTAATTTCACCTTGTGAGTAACAAGACGAAACTGCTTTTGTAAAGGCATTTTATTGGCATTCAGAAGCATGCGGCAACGGGAACCTGGAGTCCCAGGGTGCCCTGGGGCTCATGTACTTCTACGGACATGGCATCCAACAGGACACGGAGGCCGCCCTGTACTGCTTGCGGGAAGCCGCGGAGCGTGGAAATGTCTACGCCCAAGGGAACCTCGTGGAGTATTACTACAACATGAAGTTCTTTACAAAGTGCGTCGCCTTTTCCAAAAGGTAAACAAGCTGGGTGAAGGTGTTGGCAGAAACACCGGCTGCATGTTCTGTGCCAGGTGTGTTTGCAGGACTCGCTGCAATATTGTAAATGATGGCTGTTGAGGGCtggaaatgtggctagtgcaactgaGGTCTGAACTTGTAATTTCATTGGATTTTAATTAAGTAGCCCCATATTGGATAGGACAATctttttaatatcattttttaaaatatattttattgattttttacagagaggaagggagagagatagttagaaacatcgatgggagagaaacatcgatcagctgcctcctgcacatctcctactggggatgtgcccacaacccaggtacatgccctcgaccggaatcgaacctgggacctttcagtccgcaggccgacgctctatccactgagccaaaccggtttcggcatggttAGTACAATTCTGTGCCATTGGTTTTCAGGATTTCAGTGGTATTAGCTCTGTACACCAGCTGAGTGAGTTCAGCAAGTTTCTTAACTTTTGGGGGGCATCAATTGctttatttataagaaaaacatACTTCTGCAGGATTGTAAAAAGATTGCATATAAAGTACTTAACATGGCTTGGCACAGTagaaatgtatattaaatattcatttcttcCTGCATCCTTAGCCACGGGTTCTCTAAATACGTAATTGCAATATAGCTTGATTAGGgctgtaaaataagaataatggtTAAAAGACTCCCAACACATACATctgataaaatatttggaaatttccATAAAACATGGAACTTTCTTTTCTGTGAGCCCATGTATTTTCCTACATTTACTTACCCAGCATGTACAAAAGCTACACACCAGGAAAAACAGCTGTGGCTGTCCCCTGGAGTGGCACAGGTCCATGTTGATGCATTTCCCTCCAATAATGCCTCTATGGAGCCCAGggctccttccctcccagccccccggGAGGCAGCCACGACAATGGGGGATGAATCTGCTGCTTCTACCCTCGCCTCCCACCATCTTGGCTTCCAGACAGCAGGTCACGTAAAGGTGTGATCACCAATGTCCCAAATCCCCAAGTGCCCATTTGATTAAAATGAAGATTTTACAAAGTTCTTAAAATCTTTGAAACTTCACATTATTGTCTACATTCCTATTCTCCATACCATTAGGGTTAACGTGATTAGATCTCATTTTCACACAATTCTCCATATCTGTGTCTGGGTTACacagaatgaatttttttttttaatagcagcacAAGCAGGCGGTccccttatattttttaaatatctttttattgatttcagagagggagagatagaaacatcaatgatgagagagaatcattgatcagctgcctcctgcacgccccctactggggattaaacccgcATCTTGGGCATGTGTCtgtgaccaaaatcgaacccagaccctttagtccacagattggcgctctatccacggagccaaaccggctagggctacattttgttgttgttaatcctcacccaaggatatattcccattgatttttagggagaatggaagggagggagagagacagaaacagccatgtgagagacacattgattggttgtcttccgcacctcccaccccccaacaccccccgaccagggccagggattgagcctgcaacccaggcatgtgcccttgactggaatcgaacctggggctctcagtccacaggccgtcgctctatccactgagccaaaccagctagggccagaatgaattatttttattgaccATTTTTAACCAAAGATAGATGtgcaagttttttttaatgtgctttctGGTCTTATGTGAGTAAAGTCCAAATTTAAGGTCCATGCTTAAATACATGAtccaaagaaatagaaagtactttttttccccattgttgAAATCTACAGTTatgttaagtttaaaatattaatattataaggaaacaacctttcttttCGGTTCTAGTCATTTTCTAGGTTATTGAGCCCAAGGAGAATCATCACAGGGAAGCTGTAAAGCAATCACTCTTCCCGGTATTAACTATGTTGTTTCCCTTTCACTGCACAACAACTTTGTTCAACAGGTAGAAATGGGGAAATCATTTTAGACACAAGGACAACCTGTGGACATGTTGCTTGTGAAAATGTAAACCATAGCTGACATCCTCGTTATTTCACAATTTATGTCCTAACAGGGTCGCCGACTACGACGAGGAGCAAGACATCCCGACGATCGCCCAGGTCACGGACTGCCTCCCGGAGTTCATCAGCAGAGGCATGGCCATGGCCGCCTTCTACCACGCCCGGTGCCTACAGCTTGGCTTGGGGACCACAAAGGATGAAGCAACCGCTAAACAGTATTATTCTAAGGTAAGTGAGCCCAAGAACAGGCATAAATGACTCCGAGGCTGCTTTTATGGATTAGTGTTCTTTCCTCCTTAGTTATTATAGAGATCATCTATGTCTACGGAGAGGCTGTCAGACATgcagccaagcatgtcaaactcacggttGGCGGGCCGCATGCCTTATTTAAGTAAATGAGGCATATAGCCCactggccacgagtttgacatgatTGTTAGATGATCCTGTCAGATTCTCAGCATGATTAGAAGTCCTGTATTATTCTCTCTCACTCTGATGCTTTCAGGCCAGCACTAAGACCTCAAAGCCAGAATATTCATGCCTTCTCTTTCACCCAGAAAAAAGGGTGAGCCTGTATCCTCGTTCTAGTACCTTAATGAAATGTTGTTTTTCAAGAAAGTTTTGTATACATGACATCTTCCACACTGAGGTGAGGAGGAATATTCATGCGTCTGCAGCAATCAGTTAAAATAAGCCTTTCATGTTTTAATCCATGTGATTTAGTCAAATTCCAACGGATTTCAGGTCTGAAAATCTAACAGCTGTTaaaagaggggaggggtgggtgaggggggtggTAATAAAGAGTAActgtattttttcatataaagAAAAGACAGCCCTGGCTGGCGAGGCTCATTtggtttgagcatcatcctgtacaccaaaaggttttgcatttgattcccggtcaagacacatacctaagttgtgggttcaagccccaattggggtgcatacaggaggtaACCGATGGATGTTCACTTGTCTGTGTTTTGAAATCACTAGGGATCTTTCAAAAATTCCAAAGCCCAGGCCTCATTTCAGAGCAACTCAATCTCAGTCCCCGGAAGTGGGGCACTGTATGTACTGAAGCGCCTCAGGATGCCAGTGTTTTGGGAATCCTGGCAGGCATGTTTGCGAACCCTGAATTATGTAGAAATACAATACACAAATACAACCAACCTTTGAGCTATTTATCACTACATCATTCTGTTAGTGTGAATAATAGTTGGCTTTTCAAAAATCTGAATGTTCGATGTATTATACCGATTTCCAAACCAAGTCAATTTCAGAGTGCGTGCTGTCCTTAGTatcttttctaaataaatataagCTGAGACAACGCTGGGTCCAAACAGCTTGCAACCCTCGAACGATTTCCACGTGGTGGGAGAGAATGTCCCTGTTACTCAATTGTGGCCGTTGTGTTTTATGGGAGATACTTGAACATGGAGAAAGTGCAGGTGTCGGAAGCCAGAGAGGGTCGGGAATCCTGTCATATGAAGCATGACCAGAGAGACTTC from Myotis daubentonii chromosome 2, mMyoDau2.1, whole genome shotgun sequence includes the following:
- the LRP2BP gene encoding LRP2-binding protein isoform X5; the protein is MPRGTLTSLGVEYMKKIVDSPCPKVRHLQFAAAYNLGRAYYEGKGINRSIEDAERLWLFAADNGNPKASVKAQSTLGLYYSTKEPKELEKAFYWHSEACGNGNLESQGALGLMYFYGHGIQQDTEAALYCLREAAERGNVYAQGNLVEYYYNMKFFTKCVAFSKRVADYDEEQDIPTIAQVTDCLPEFISRGMAMAAFYHARCLQLGLGTTKDEATAKQYYSKACRLDPALADELHSLLIRQRI
- the LRP2BP gene encoding LRP2-binding protein isoform X2; translated protein: MQLTSEKLPEDPLHTSLSQDAARNYSLFQWTKDKTDRYSHANLVDQALQLLKERIVRGDAMAYFLRGQLYFEEGWYEEALEQFEEIKDHDHQAIYQLGVMYYDGLGTAVKAEKGVEYMKKIVDSPCPKVRHLQFAAAYNLGRAYYEGKGINRSIEDAERLWLFAADNGNPKASVKAQSTLGLYYSTKEPKELEKAFYWHSEACGNGNLESQGALGLMYFYGHGIQQDTEAALYCLREAAERGNVYAQGNLVEYYYNMKFFTKCVAFSKRVADYDEEQDIPTIAQVTDCLPEFISRGMAMAAFYHARCLQLGLGTTKDEATAKQYYSKACRLDPALADELHSLLIRQRI
- the LRP2BP gene encoding LRP2-binding protein isoform X3, which produces MDPKAFQEPNKAGGAESVLEDCAEPAQPGLNTRANRMQLTSEKLPEDPLHTSLSQDAARNYSLFQWTKDKTDRYSHANLVDQALQLLKERIVRGDAMAYFLRGQLYFEEEKGVEYMKKIVDSPCPKVRHLQFAAAYNLGRAYYEGKGINRSIEDAERLWLFAADNGNPKASVKAQSTLGLYYSTKEPKELEKAFYWHSEACGNGNLESQGALGLMYFYGHGIQQDTEAALYCLREAAERGNVYAQGNLVEYYYNMKFFTKCVAFSKRVADYDEEQDIPTIAQVTDCLPEFISRGMAMAAFYHARCLQLGLGTTKDEATAKQYYSKACRLDPALADELHSLLIRQRI
- the LRP2BP gene encoding LRP2-binding protein isoform X1, with protein sequence MDPKAFQEPNKAGGAESVLEDCAEPAQPGLNTRANRMQLTSEKLPEDPLHTSLSQDAARNYSLFQWTKDKTDRYSHANLVDQALQLLKERIVRGDAMAYFLRGQLYFEEGWYEEALEQFEEIKDHDHQAIYQLGVMYYDGLGTAVKAEKGVEYMKKIVDSPCPKVRHLQFAAAYNLGRAYYEGKGINRSIEDAERLWLFAADNGNPKASVKAQSTLGLYYSTKEPKELEKAFYWHSEACGNGNLESQGALGLMYFYGHGIQQDTEAALYCLREAAERGNVYAQGNLVEYYYNMKFFTKCVAFSKRVADYDEEQDIPTIAQVTDCLPEFISRGMAMAAFYHARCLQLGLGTTKDEATAKQYYSKACRLDPALADELHSLLIRQRI
- the LRP2BP gene encoding LRP2-binding protein isoform X4, which encodes MYYDGLGTAVKAEKGVEYMKKIVDSPCPKVRHLQFAAAYNLGRAYYEGKGINRSIEDAERLWLFAADNGNPKASVKAQSTLGLYYSTKEPKELEKAFYWHSEACGNGNLESQGALGLMYFYGHGIQQDTEAALYCLREAAERGNVYAQGNLVEYYYNMKFFTKCVAFSKRVADYDEEQDIPTIAQVTDCLPEFISRGMAMAAFYHARCLQLGLGTTKDEATAKQYYSKACRLDPALADELHSLLIRQRI